AAGTAATCGACATTGCTGGTAATAGGGCTGCAAAATTAGATTGGACAAAACACGAATTTGTTGTTATTTATTCAAGTTGGCGCATCATAATAATTAAATTGATGCTGAAATAAGGTTTAAAATGTGGAAATTGCTGCAGTACATGCCAATTTCACGGATTTCTACCACTTGTTTTGCTTCTCTTTCGTATGGTAAACAAACTACTGAATCTAAACATTTATAAATCCACTGATAGTTCCATCTAAGCACTTTCACATCTGAGAATCTGTTTGCCTCCTATTTGACAATGGTAGTTACTAAATCACTATACCTGCTACATTCCTCCGAAACTCAAAAAACTAATTTGTTAGTAATTTTGAGGGCTTCTATTGGTTCTATCACCATTACTGCcctattaataaatatttatgtaaattcAAGCAGAGGTAAGTTACCCAGTGTTACTTCGATTTCTTTGGGAGTTGACATGGAAGCCTCTAAGTCTGAATAAAAGAtggatacatgtatatatacactcttatgtgtatatatattgtTACTTTATTATTACTTTGTCCAGGTAAGAACATAGACCTATGGCTACATCACATTCGCATTCTTTTCCAAGTCCCGTGCTCCTCATTCCTTTGTTCTGTCTCATAGAGTTGTTATTTTACCCCTATAGAATTACCTTGATATAGCAATCATGCGTTACTAAATTCTGTACAATTTAAAACACATGGAATAAACTACATGGGACATACATTAAATATCACCAGAAAGGGAGGAAGAATTCAAGAAAGGATGAAGTTCCCCTGCCCCTGGTACACATGGCGGTATTCCTGGCATGTTGAGTTCTAGAATGCTTTTACCTGTTATTACAGCTGGTAGCAGTCATGAGCAATGAAAGCTTTCAGTTAGTGTCAGTTTCTGTTTATTTTAGTACCTTTAAGCTGGTGCTGCTTGTTGGAAGATGCACACAGGTCAATGCATATATTAATACCCATTTTCTTTTGTAGGAAATAAGATGTTCTGCCTTTAATACTTAATAATACTAACAATATCTTCGTATGTCGATTTTAGGCCCTGAGTTATCAAAACCAGTGGAGGAAGGTGGACAAGATGTCAAACAAGATGTGGCTGCTGATGAATCTTCGAGAAGACCAGTTTTTGCAATCGCAGAACCAATGAGGGAGGAGCAAGTTCAGAATGCTGTTCAATTTTTGTCACATCCGAAAGTAAGGGGTTCCCCAGTCATTTACAGGCACACTttcctggaaaagaaagggctaACAAAGGAGGAAATTGATGAAGCCTTCCGCCGTGTACCTGTAAAGTTTTCCCCATATGTCTACTTATTTTACTTTATTGCTAGTTTCTTTGTTTGGTGGCAAATCTTCATGGAAATTATAAATTCTTTTCAAGTGCACAGAAATTCATTAATCATCTTTTATGTATCTCAGGATCCACCTCCAAATGTTCCAAGTGTCGAGACTAATACAGAAAATCAAGGTATCGTCTTCAATATCGAGTCAAATTTTGTGGTGCAAAATTACAAGTGTTAATAAGTTTTGGCATACACAAAATTCCCCAGAAATTTCTTGATATAGAATATTATCTTTATGTAGTCCGGCAACATCATACATTGTTAtccaaatccaaataatataataacatATTCTGACTAAATCATCCTTATTGGCTGTTTAATATCACTGACAACAACAAAGCGTTACCATTGTCAATATAAAAATCTGAGCAACTTCCAGTACACCAGGGTCTTATAAATGATTGTCAAGAAAAAAGCATGTATCCTGTAATAATCTTAAGAGGGGCATCAAAATGCAAGATACAAAAGCACCTCCAAAATGAAATAAGAAAGGAAGATATAAGCTTGAAGTGATCCTTCGTACAACAGAATTAATTGATGCAGAATGAGACAAAAAGACGAAGAAGAATGAAAAAGGTATCAAATTACTATTAGGAGTCGAGTATGGGTCAATTTTTTAATCTGTATCTTTATTTCTTTAATGTTATGGTGTATCTATTTTGGTTAATTTTTATATTGTTATCATGTAAATCACTTGTCATGTGAATACTCGTCATCTGACTTCTGAGTCTTGTCTTAGTAAGGTGCGTATGCCAAATTAGGAGTCCTATTTTTAGCAGCCAATATCTGAAGAAGTTTTGGGGCATTGCAAGGTTGGCGGAACCATTTCGAACCGGGCGTTTCGGCCATTTCGAGCCATATCGGAGGCTTACGAGTACAGTTTCGGCAACAGAAATGAGATCCGTTACCGAAgtcggagaaggagaaggaaagagagagcgagggagggagagaCAGGGAGAGGTCAGGACGTCGGCGGAGGGCCGACGGAGGCCACGGCTGGTTTCCCTATTTCGACGGAGGCCGCGGTAGGTGAGGCCGCGACAGGACCTCTGGGTTCATTCGAAACAGGAGAACCGATCGCGGCCTCGCCTGCTGCAGCCTCCGCCAGTGTTCACCACCCTCCGCtagcctccctctctctttcccccttctttctcTTTACCTCTCTCCCATAGTACCGTGCCTTTTGTCGGTACAAGCCCAGCACGACATGTACCGACTCGTCCGGCCGGAGAATCGGTATGGTGCCTGGTACCGATTCCTCCGACCTTAGGGCATTGCTTGCTAGCTTGGGCTGACAAATGCAATGACACAAGTTCGAGTCTTGGGAAGCCACTTTATgcaaaaacaaaggaaaaaaaacaaggCCAAAGGTTAGGTCTATCCCTAGTTTACCCCTTCCAGAACCTCGGATTGCTTGGACCATAATTGGGTAATAGCCTCTTTTTTAACAGGCTAAGGTTAGCAAGATTTACTTCAATCATCATTGAGCTTAGTGCTGATTTTAGCATCATGCAATGGTAGCAACGaaattcttttggattttaattaaattttctttattttccctCTTTCTTAGCTAAAGTGATTCTTTTTTTGGTTTGAAATATAAATAGTTTTGTTGTTGATAGTGATCCTGGGTTTGCCATACCGTCCGGTACGGAGCGTACCAGACCGTATTGGAAAAAACCAGTATGTAACACATATTCAAGTCAGTATAAACCTCCTAGTATCCCATACTGAGGTGTATCAAGGTATGTACTGGTCCATATCGAGGCGTACTGAGATGAAAATTGAGAAAATAGATAAGAGAGCTATTTCAGCACAGAGGTGTACCGTACTGTACCAAACCGATAAGGTACCAATACAGTACTCGGTACCGAGATTGCGGACCTTGATCCTGATGGTTTACTAGAACTAGTGGAGCTTTTTTGCTATTTGTGCAAGCATATTCCTTTAGGTCAGCCAAGGGTGTATGACTTCGGTGTGAGACATGATGCATCAAGCTACCAAGTCGGGGGTAAAACAGTTCATTGGGCCCAATTGATACTTCCTATCATCCCTCATCAGAACACCTTTGGGAATGTTTAGAACTTTCCAACTAATCCTTCAGACCCCAATAAGCTAACAAACATTATCCATAAACATGAAAAACACATGAAATTTTTATTATCACGAGAATATAATTTAATAGATTTCTGTTGCAGAGATTTTTCTTTGCCTGAGTCTGTATAACGTTTGGGCATTTTGATATTATCGTGAAGCTGTAGCTTGTCAAATAAAATGTTTTTGCCTTATGTGGTTGTCTAagaattcattttttttctatattattcttattgttgtttttgttattattataatCAAGGTTTGCTGTCTTGGTACCGGACCCTGTACCGGTGCCACGCTAGcatagtgtcggtacggtacctaCGCGGTTTTTTTGGCATACTGAGTGTCAGTACGCCACCGGTACCGGTATCAATACCGAACCGATATGGTACGATACGCTTTGTACCGTCCAGTTCGATACGGTACGCCATACCATAATTATAATAcatcatcaccatcatcatcttcAAGATTAGCTTCTCCGCCAAACATCTGCAGGTGTGCATCCACAAGTTCCCAGCCAGTCATCACAACCAGTACCTGCTCCTGTCGGCGGTGTTGTCATGGCTCCAAGCCTGCAGCAAACCAGGTTTTATTGGTCCCATGCTTTTCTTGCTGTTGGGGTCCTTGCTGCTTCAGGAGCTGGAACTGCTTTGTTTTTCAAGGTACCAATTGGTTTTTGCACACCTGCTGTTGTTGTTAGGTAGCTTAGATAATAATGCTCAGCTATTTGATGTTTGCTAACAATTCATTCATGAGATGTAATATATTTACTGCAGTCAAGTTGGAATCATTCATAAAATTCTGAATTCCTTCTAACTCATCTGCTTTTATAGAATGTGGTTATTCCTAGGTTGAAAACCTGGATCCGGAAAGTTGTAGCAGAAGAAAAAGATGTCAAGAAAGATGAAATATCAAGATCAGGCCTGGCTGAGGGAGCAGCAGAAGCTGCAAAAGCGGCTGTCTCAGCTGCTGCTATTGCAGCTAAAGCAAGTCAAGAATTGTTAAATGCGAAAAATGAAGGTTCTCTAATGCtgatctttctcttctttttgacATTGAATTACTAATATCCTACAATTAAAGTTTGACTTGGAGccttactttctttttctttttaggaAAAAAGTACTTTGAGGCATATATGGGAATGTTAGATGTCCAAGTGGAGGAGATGAAATCATTGGGTAATGCTCTATGTAAGCTGGAAAGGAGAAGGGAAGTAATTAAGTCACAAGATGAGGATAAATCATGGAACAGTAAGTTTGCTCAATCAAATGACTAATTGCCTTGTCAATTGATTGATTTTcgtgaaaataatattttgatcATATCATATCAACTACCTATCAGAAAGCTTAACTTAGTGATGCTGGCTTGAATATCATCGGCTGTCAAAGTTGTCAGGTTTTTCCATTTTGAAGCAGACCATTTGTTGAGATGTTTTCAATAAAACATCCCACATGGCTTTTACTGAAATTACTATAGAATAAATATTGCCTTTTCTACAGAATTAGGATGGATCCGAATAATCTGGACTTTGGATAAATTCTAGGCATTTTCCTGtgacataataaataaatgatttG
This portion of the Phoenix dactylifera cultivar Barhee BC4 chromosome 11, palm_55x_up_171113_PBpolish2nd_filt_p, whole genome shotgun sequence genome encodes:
- the LOC103719436 gene encoding peroxisomal membrane protein PEX14-like isoform X2 — translated: MSTQSAAPSPTHLGDNRQNPGPELSKPVEEGGQDVKQDVAADESSRRPVFAIAEPMREEQVQNAVQFLSHPKVRGSPVIYRHTFLEKKGLTKEEIDEAFRRVPDPPPNVPSVETNTENQGVHPQVPSQSSQPVPAPVGGVVMAPSLQQTRFYWSHAFLAVGVLAASGAGTALFFKNVVIPRLKTWIRKVVAEEKDVKKDEISRSGLAEGAAEAAKAAVSAAAIAAKASQELLNAKNEGKKYFEAYMGMLDVQVEEMKSLGNALCKLERRREVIKSQDEDKSWNRTTNSSWCKSHVSQSDPSASITLSKHAKVNGAQMVDSGAVRPSSVPASMEPAMPPHPKSFIEPWECTQQAQQRPIYGLHSQASSQGVSSKVKEDNSQQYGRSSDGSEPSWRRKTVRITEIESEADEPRQSSHRTGANERPNYQGWVPPQPPSIVMPEAAAAIRQPKSSIQKQESGDEGSTAYDDNGEDEKVGASDLAAQSESSGSVATHMNQSGKQEQELGIEAVGPDTFDQH